Below is a genomic region from Trichoderma asperellum chromosome 2, complete sequence.
CCGTCTTGCCGTTTCGGGATATTGGCGGCACAATGCGTTTATCCACATCTCCGACGTTCCCTGTTTGATCGACGGAGACCGTTTGGGCTTTTTTTACTGATAGAGACTTGTTGCGCCCGCGTTATCACCTTTGTTCCAGCAACGAAACGCTTGGGCGAGACAGGCAAAAGCTCGGTGCCCAAACCTGACTTGAACTCTCCTATAGGAAGCTCTCTGGAGCAAATTATGCACACGACTTTGATCTGAGCAATGTTTGCTTCTACATATGATGTATCGTTGATATACTGACAGCCTGTAGGCCAGTCTTAGTCCTCGGGTACGCCTAGCACTGGTGGCCAGCGCactgttcttcttcctgcacGGCCGCTTCTCGATGCTAGGCAGTCAGTTGCCTTGAACTAGCCCTACAAGTAACAGGTTTCAATTCGAGGGTTTCCAGGAACCCTTGGTCTTGATTTAATAACTCTGCATCTCTTGGCTGCCTTCTTCGACATGAAAGGAGGGGACACCTTCCGTGATACTACCAGAATCATGGGACTATTATGCCATGACTGGGCACCTTATCTGATCAACATGATTTTTATCACAATACTTGTGCCGTATATGTACCGAAACCTCAACGATGAATGCTCCGTCGATTTGCTGGGCTACCTATATTACACCGTCATGTTCAACAAGAGTCAATTCGACCGAGTTTGGACAGTGCGAACAACCCTGAGAGTGTAGTAGTTGGAATTTTGCGCGCTTGAATACACATAGACGCCTCCTCTCGCCACACTGCTCTGCGTCTCACCAACTGCTGCGAAGACAAAATCATGGTTCTATCATACCGGTCCATTCCACGTATTGAAGTTGTCGTTTCAAGGTCAAAAGCTTGCATGTGATTAGTACATACATTCTTACCTATAAGTGGCTTGTCCCTGCAGCTGCCAAGACAACGAACCGATCCTAGCCTATGCCAAGTCTTTGTTACCCGGATAGACCAATGACACTCTTGAGCAGTCGGCAGCCCCAGAGAGCCAAGTCTTCGGCATTACGCGGCTGAGACCCGCAAGAATGTCACAgtggagcagcttctcgtgCCAACAACTGAACATTACATAAAGATTTCTAGCCTTGGGTCATGCCTGAGTGCTCGGCCCAAATCTAGTGTTTTCTTAAGATTGTGCGCAAAGGCAGCCTACTTAGAACCACAACTCTTCTCCGTGCATATTCTATTCCCTCCAACCAAGACTATGCCTCCATAGTGCTACTATAACTCGTATCTGGACGAACGCAGTTTGAACACAAATGACCTTTTCCAGTTCTCTTTTATAATGCTCGAGACTTTGTAGTTGTGGCAGCCATAGCTCCAACTAACCATGACACCGTTGTGTCTATACGATTCTAGGAAAGTTAATCTGGCACAATTACCACTACTCCTTAGTAATTGCTTCATATTACTGCAAATTGTTGGCTTTCTATCCAGACTGGTGATGCCGTCAGGGCCCAGAACCCGTATGTTTAGTGGCCTATTTGGTCGGTGGTTGTGGGTTGTCACAATGGGTGTATTCTGGGGCAGGCTGTTCCACGAGTAGATAGCATTTGAGCTGAGAAACCAAAGTGGCTCCAAGGGTTTGAGCAGCTCAGGGGAATAATTGTCGAGGGGAAGGTTTGCCGGCTCGTTTTTTTACGGCAGAACAAATAAGTtgaaattattatatatgaGCGCTTTTGAATACTGGCATTCGCACTAGTAAGCAAATACAAATCCACGATACGTGTCAACCGCCTCCTGCACCTTGTCTATGTACTTGTCATAGCCCCCCATGAACCAGAGCGCATGCCTCCCACTCTTAGGCTTTCTAACGGTGTTGTGATCGCTGAAGAGATAGGATTCTCCTTTATAATACACGGTTTGTTGTATGACTGCGTTGCATACTTTCACCCAGTCGTCTTCAGCTTGCTGAGTAGCATCTACAAGAACTGTCTTGTTGCCGCTTGCTGATgatttctccttcttcattgTTTCGGCTTTTGAGATTAGCTTTCCGATCATTTCTGCGTGGAATTCGGAATGTGATGGTATGTTGGCAAGTGATGATTGGGGTCcaatgacgaagaagaggttAGGGAAACCAGCTTTGAGGATTCCGAGGTATGAAGTCGACCCCTCGGCCCAATGCTCGCCTAATGTCGTCCCTTGAGGTCCAGTAATGTTTATATCAGCCCAGGTACCGTCAGACTCATAGCCGGTTGCATAAATGATCACATCCAGCTCGTACAGATTCTCCGTGGTTTGGATACCCTTTTCGGTAATTTCAACCAAAGGAGTCTTTTTGAAGTTGACAACATCCACGTTCTCTTGATTGAAGGCTTCATAATAGCCAGAACTGCAGACAGGTCTCTTGTCATACAAGGCTTCTGCTGGTGGCATGAGTTTCTCACGCTTCTCGGGATCTTGAACAATCTGGGCTATTTTTTTCCGTAAAAACTGACAAAGCTCCCTATTTGCCGCTTCGTTTGTCATGATGTCCGAAAATGTGTAGAAAGTAAAAGCCAAGCCCCACACAGAATTCCAAGCTGCCTCAAAGACTTTCTCTCGCTCCTCTGCGCTGACGCTGAAAGTTGTATAATCAGCAGAGACCGGGTCGAAGCCGGATCCGATCCCGCATCTCCGAACCTTTCTGAAGACATCCTCATAGTTTTTGTTAACCTTGTCTCTGTATTCAGCTGAGACAAGATCTTTATTGTTCGGAATCACGTATTGCGCCGAGCGTTGGAAAGATACCAACTGCTTCGCCTCTTTTGCCAAGCCGACTAGAATTGCAGCACCAGAAGAGCCAGTGCCGACGATTCCAACTCGCTTGCCTTTAAGGTCACGATTCTCAGGCCAAATTCTAACAACATTGAAGTCAGGAGGTGTTTTATCACTCATCGTAGGTAGAACTTACCCAGTGTGATATTGCTTCCCGGCAAACTTTTCTTGTCCAGGAATAGAAGGCCAAACGGTTTTATTAAAGCGTCCAGTAGCAAGGATCAAGTAGGTAGCCTTGAAGGTTTCTCCAGTAGATAGCAGAACAGTCCATGTGGAATCCGACTTATCAAAGGTGGCAGACTTCAGTTCAGAGGAGAATTGCATATGCTGCCTCAAGTTATGGCGCTCCACGACGTGATTCATGTAAGCCCGGGTCTCTTTCTGAGGCAGAACATGAGTTGGCCAGGGATAAGTTAGCAAGTCTTCTTTGTCCCAACTGTATCTATAGACTTCGCTAGGAGTGTCACTGGTGGCATTTGGCCATTGGTTCCAATACCAAACACCACCAACGTCAGGGGCCTTTTCAAAAAGTTTCACCGAGAGCCCAAGTTGGCGGAGTTGGTAAAGTTGGTTGATGCCAGCAAACCCGGCCCCAACGACAATAGCATCAAATGATAGCATGTTGTAAAGCAAAAAGCGGTTTACTTTAACGTTGGTTGCTTgatattaaatatttctgATAGATGAATAGGTTACACAGGAATAGGGagcagtatatatattcatagAGGGGAACTACTTAACCGATTTTTCTAATGTCGGGTAATATTTGTCAGGTCGTACAATCAAGGACTTACGGATCAAAAGGATTCACAGGATTGAACGGAATTAGAGAGTTCAGAGTGACATAAGTGGGATAAGTGGGATAAGAGGAATAAGCGGAATGGAAGGAATAGGAGGAATCAGTGAGATGTCGGAAAAAATATCCATTGGGCCGCTGCAGTGCTTATTGTCATGAAATatcttatatataatctaaTGACAACTTCCATTagtttcccttttcccatcGTATGATTTTCTCAAACTAAAATTAGACTCCATCCAATAATTAATCAACAAAAACAACATTTTATGATGAAGCTTTACATTGGTAACGACACTTGCTCACGAGCTCCTCATCTGGTGGCCAATGAGCTTGGCATTAAACATGAACTTGTTTTTGTTGACGTTTCCACCAAAAGTACGTCAAATGGAGAGGACTTTTCAGCAATAAACCCCCTCCTTTATATTCCTGCTCTAAAACTTGACAACGATAATCACGATGTAATCTCTGAGGCTATTATTATCTCTTCCTACTTGGCCGACCAGTACCCAGAATCTGGCATGCTTCCGCCACCTGGCACATTGGAACGCGTTAAAGCAGACCAGTTCCTCGTTCAACTTACAACCGAAATTGCGCAGAAGCATATCCCACTTATTCTCAAACTGATGACTGAACAAGGTATCTATTTCAGCCCCAACAAATCGTACATCACTTATTGTTCGCAAACTAATGCCTGAGATAGGTACTCAGGTCAACACCAACAGGCTTCTGAGAGCATATCAGCTCTTGGATGATCGCCTTGCGGACAAGCGCTCCTACTTATTTGGTGAAACCTTTACTGTAGCCGACGCGTATGTCTGGGGCACTTTTTGGAACAACCGCTCTGGTGTGAATCTTGATCACATGAATAATTTAGCAGCATGGAAGGCTCGCGTGGATGCCCGGCCAGCTGCAATTAAAACGctgaaggaggaggctgagatggTGGCGATTTATAAAGCCCGAATTGAAGCTCAAAGCAGTTAAAAGGAAGACTGGGGGAAGCCAAAAGTTGTATTGCGAGGAATTCATCAAATCTCCACAAGCAATACAGACATACCGCTATAGAATCGAGCGTTAGTTTTAGACTTGGAATTGCTAGTTAGGGAAGAGTAACAATAATTCGAAATTATGTTTATTTGAAATGCTATTATGTTATCCAAGTTTGTCTTATTGAAGACATCCACTTAATCAATGGCTTGAAGACGGCCATTGGTGATGAGTCTATGTCCATGGTCATGTTGATCCTATCTAGAGAGTCGTCCGAATCAACAGCCTTTCGAGAATTCATAAGCAATCCTTTCGGACAAATGGTCTCTAAGTTAATACCTGAGCTGAGAGCCCGGAATCATTGAATCCTATAATCAAGTCGTACCATCTTTTTATTGTTATCAGAATGTGTGAGAATTTAGCTGGGACTGCATGCAGATCGATGAATCGCCCAGCCAATAGCTGCAAATCTGCGCATCATCCTTGCATATTCTGTGACAGTTTCCTGGAGACACTATGTATGTACAGAGCTATTAATGCCTGCATTTTCATGGATAAAATTTCCTTGATTTTCGGCTTCTAGAAGAAGGGAATTAAGATCCGGATGCTTCAAGAAAGAAGGTTTTTCTTTGGGATCGGAATGCTTACAAATTGTTATCATCTTTGGTGTATATAGCGCGATAGTCTCAGCTCATCCTCATGACAGCCAATCATAGCCTGAGAATTCCTCAGCGCCGCAATTTTCGTCGCAGGTAATCTTATATTTCCCGTCCTCTGGCAATAACCGGGGCCGGTACGGCGTTTTACGCTGCTCGGCGTCTTCCTTCAGCGATCATATGCAGCAGTATTATTTGCATATAGCTTACGAACTAGAATCCTTCTATTTTCCTTCGGATACACCGTGCCCGATATGGCAAGCTGTACGACAAGACTTTAACGGCAAGGTTAGACGCCATGGAGAAAAATTGTCTTACAGAGCTTGGAATCTGAAAATTACCCGAGGTCCAATTCGTGAATTAATTTGCCAGGGGATAAGATCGGGATTACGGGTTCTTTCgaaaaaagggggatagTTCCTATAGGGATACCAACTTCCATTTACGAGATATTGCTCGGGCTCTCGGGTTCTAAACCTAGTTCCCTCCCAACAGTCATGCAAGCAATCAAGCAGTATTGTGGAAAAACATTATCCGTGCCTCAGGAACGGTTTCTCTTGAGTAAAGTGGATAATCGGAATTACGTTAAGAATAAACTATGAACAGGGATGCGTAGTAAGCAGGAAGTCAGGAAAGCCAAGAGTCTTGAAACGGACTTGTCCGAGGAAAGAAGTCAAATAGTGTACATGGATGAAACCAGTTTTTTAAGGTACGAAAGCAAAGGCCCAATAGCAAATGAAGCAAAGGAAATAGGACTTTAAACGGACTTTTTACATCAAACCGGCATTTGCTCCATAGTTACTtcgcaattttttttatcgcTTTAACCACCTTTTCGCTTACCTTTTGCTGGTGACCAAAACAATTACCTATTCATCTCAAGGAGAAATACTTGTTGATAGTTTACTTACCTAGCGCGGGAATCCGTAATAGTTGAGCTCAGCCTATAGAGAACTAGCGGTCAGCGGTCGATCCTCCTCTCCCCAGTGCCGGATTAGTATTTCAATTTTTCGGGACCGAGTATTCTCGTATCCTTGAGTTTGTCCTAACCTGTTATATCATTACCCTGTATTAATCTCAACCCTATGCTGTTGCAATTTTAGGTGGTGTTGCACATGTTAAAATAAACAGTGTAGTATGCAGTATATTCAAGTGacaacaaacaaaaagaagagacaatTTAGAAACAATAAAGTCAAATTTGGCAATTTGATACTCGACGATAGTAACGCTCATTTCGAGATTGTATTTCACAACGTATGATTGTGACTATAATAAACATGAATGTATGCAGTGAATACTAGCAAATTGCCTTGTCTATATTGACTAATATAATCGTTTAAAATGCAAATCCAACTCCTATCCGAAAACCAATATATAACAATAACGAATATACAGATTTCTAGATTCCAAATTTTTCACAGCTCCAAGTGCTGGCGGCACTGCTCTTCGTTGCACTGCTCtttggaggctgctgctgaagaacctGCTGGCGACGACGGCGTCACTGCTGGATAGAGATCGCACTCAGAATCCTCAGCCTGAGGGCAATCGCTTGTCAGACAGGTCGACTGCAGTTGCGGCCCTTGAGTCTTTACAATTGATGTAGGCGGACCACAGCGAACGGCGAACACGTCATAGAGATGGTCGCCGAAGACCTTGCCGTCCGCAGCGGAAAAGCCCAATGATTCAGCGGCGAGTACATGTTGGTCGATGAAATATTTGTTCTGGGCGAAGTTCAGGTCCATGAATTTGTGGACTTGGTACATTGATGCGGCACCGGCGTAGGCAGGGAAGGCGGGATATCCTTGATAAGTGCAGCCGATGAGGGTGCCGAAGTATTGGTGGAGGTGAGTGACGAGGAAGCTTGAGAGCTGAGTCAGCGCATACAGAATTTTGCCATAACCGTTGAGAGTCATTGGATTAATACGCACTATTGGTTTGAAGTCTCGTCATCGGCGGGCTTGTTGTGTAAGAGAGGCGCcgggccgccgccgtcgagaAAGTTGATAGACACTCCTTGGGGGTCTCCTCTGTTCGTTGTGGCGTACTCGCCGCTGAAGtaaggaagaagattgacGTTTTCACCATTGACTACTGCGGGCGCGAGCAGGCCTGGCACTGCGATGCCAACGTTGGGGGTTGTATCTAAAAAGGATACTAAGTTAGAGACGAGTGAACTATATCGTGTTATCAAAGCGTGCAGTTTGGGAATTCAACGTACAGTTTCCAAGAATCACCGTGTGGACGAGAAGAGTGACCAAGAGAGCCTGATTCTCTGGCGTATTTTCTTTGCCAAGAAGGGTCTTGGTATAGTAGTCACACATTGATACATCGGCTGGTCGCTCAGCGTTTGCTGCCGCCGCAGTTAACGCAAGTAGAACGTTTGAGAGTCTCATCTTGCCTCTTTCTCAAGCAGACCAATTTTTCCAAGACAGcttcgatgatgaagaatgaTTCACAGCCCGCTTTGGAGTACAGCACGGCCATATTAGTCtatatagtagtagcatACACGGAAATAGGTTATCCTTGCCGGTTCAGCTTATCCCCATCCTTCCTCCTCAACTTTGTCCCCTGTCTGATAGACACCACGCTAGTGCTAATAAATAGGACGCTAGTACCGTTATACGTCATGGTTGTGGCTAATGCAGCTTACAGCATTTAACTAAATGAAGTCGTATATTAGTTAATACATCAAATATGACGCTCTTATACCGGAATATAAAATGCAGGTTGGAACTATATTGAATTTGTGTTTCaggatttatatatacatatatggcTTTTGTACATTGgtgtatatactttataggcTTGTAATATATTAACAAGAAATATACCATTGCCAAGTTTATGTAATAACTATCGtcgtatttataagtaagcACTATGTTAGCGGTGCGTATGGTTACCAGGCCCTAAGTAGCGTTGTACCCTACCTATTGTGTTCTTCACgccttttaaatagcagACATAAGTCGTAGGATCTACCTAGCTTACGTATATGTGCCCTCGAGTTCCTTCACTAAGCcaattatataaaacctgTTGTACGCCATGGTCATCAAGCAGCTGCGAGCCCAGCCTAATTCAGGTAGTGCCCGCCGCTAGCGCTCAGCTAGGCATATTTTGTTTATCTCTGGCGGGGTTTTACCTTTTCTTATAACAAATCCTGGCCTAATAAAGCCTCCATAAATTCCGTTTCAGTCGTTGATTACTTTAATATCCCACTGCGGTTTCTCCACTATACTCTGAATCCTACTGGATGATCTTTAACTATTCATACtatgttttttattagtttctAGAAATGCTTACATTTCTTAAACTTTTCAGTTAATAAAGGTAAGAAAgtgttaatattatatttagcagtattatatgcaattattatttaattttatttataattgcTTATTAATCTTCATATTTTAACCCTGTCAAGAAATTTGTCTTAATTATAACTGAATTAACATGAAGAAAGCATTCAATTTAAAACAtcaaataaaattaattaaactattttataaagccaCTGCTGTAGATCAAGCACTGCACTTAGGGCTGGACAAGCTTTGTGTTTGCTAGCTTTGCAGCCGACCGGAATCTGGATTATTAAATCTGTTGATAAGCTACTAAATTAGTGGCTGTGACTTgcttcctcctttttttaaggttgttttttcttccttttagCATATTGACCCGGGAAAGGATCGTGTATGCTTTGAAGCCGACATAAGCCAGGCTGAGTAAGTGAGTTCGTGAATAAGTATAGCGTAATGCGCATAATACTACGGCGTACCGTTGTATATATCCGAAAGACAAGGTCGGCAAGCGTATTACTTCATTAAGATGTTGGATGAGGAATGCGCACCGGGCAGATCTAGCTGGAGAAATCTCGGCTTTCCAGTCAGGCTGTGTGGTATTGACTGCTTATCCCAAGGATCTGGTATAAATCGACTCCACAATGCTACCACTTAATCCCATCTTTGTCTGTCTCGGATGTTCACTTACAAATACACCAGGGCCGTTTCAAAATTTCCATATCTAGTAAAAGACTCCATCATGTACTTAGAACATAATGATTAGCATCAATTATTTCACtcgtttttttatttgtatTATGTAACAAGGTTCtaataaaagagaaagacTATTCAAGTACTAGAATAATcacacaaaagaaagaaagaaagaacgaAAGAATACATAGATACATATTATATATCTAGTATAATTTTAAGCCCAATATGAGTCATGATATTCCCCGATGCAAATTTATCTGTGTGGAGCTTCATTCTTCTTAACGATTTTATTTCGCAGGTTATAAGTGCGGCAAAAGCTGCGGCAAACTACCCGATATCCCCCGGAGGTTGTTGTTTCAGCTATCCTAAAATCCCAATgaaactatattttatttgcCGTTTCTAGAAAACAGTAGCCACATGGGTAATATATTCAGGTTGCATCCTAGATACTCTATCAAACGAGCGAGCAGTCACACGAGTGTGACACTATGCAATCTGCAGTGGCGGGAAGCTTCACATTCACATGTCAGCTTCCTTGACAAATTTTCTATACTAAAGGCACAGTTGTATACATGAAACGGAAATGTAAGTATAGGAAAACAAGTAACTTGGGTAACCGATGGATAaccttgcttgcttgctacTACCAtgcactactactagtactacatCTTTCCTGGCCAGCACGCATGCGCATTCTCCTTCCGCCATACGGGGTCATGAGCCAGAACAATTTCCACTTTgtggccttgagcttcttggctcTTCGCAAAAGCTACTACTTTATCCAAAGTCCCCCGTGCCTCTGCTGTATCGACGTGGATACTCCGCTGCCCACCGCGTCCGTCATCATACAGTCCTATATTCTTTTCTCCCGTGATCAGGCGCCTGTCATGGCAGCAGTCTGCAGCGAGATAAACCCATCTTTTTTCACCAAGACGGGCGAGCAAGTTCACATGCCCATAAATGTGGCCGGGCGAG
It encodes:
- a CDS encoding uncharacterized protein (EggNog:ENOG41); translated protein: MMKLYIGNDTCSRAPHLVANELGIKHELVFVDVSTKSTSNGEDFSAINPLLYIPALKLDNDNHDVISEAIIISSYLADQYPESGMLPPPGTLERVKADQFLVQLTTEIAQKHIPLILKLMTEQGTQVNTNRLLRAYQLLDDRLADKRSYLFGETFTVADAYVWGTFWNNRSGVNLDHMNNLAAWKARVDARPAAIKTLKEEAEMVAIYKARIEAQSS
- a CDS encoding uncharacterized protein (EggNog:ENOG41~SECRETED:SignalP(1-17)) translates to MRLSNVLLALTAAAANAERPADVSMCDYYTKTLLGKENTPENQALLVTLLVHTVILGNYTTPNVGIAVPGLLAPAVVNGENVNLLPYFSGEYATTNRGDPQGVSINFLDGGGPAPLLHNKPADDETSNQYFLVTHLHQYFGTLIGCTYQGYPAFPAYAGAASMYQVHKFMDLNFAQNKYFIDQHVLAAESLGFSAADGKVFGDHLYDVFAVRCGPPTSIVKTQGPQLQSTCLTSDCPQAEDSECDLYPAVTPSSPAGSSAAASKEQCNEEQCRQHLEL